The following coding sequences are from one Collimonas arenae window:
- a CDS encoding acetyl-CoA C-acyltransferase: MSKQLQEAYIVSATRTPIGKAPRGMFKNTRPDDLLVRVMQSAMAQVPGLDPKLVQDAIIGCSFPEGAQGLNMARNAVLLAGLPNTIGGVTVNRYCASGITAIAMAADRIRVGEADVMIAGGAESMSMVPMMGFHPSINMNAFKDENVGMAYGMGLTAEKVAQQWKVSREAQDAFAVESHRRAIAGQLAGEFKDETTSYDIIDRAPNLATGQIDLKTRTVDRDEGARAESSMETLGKLKAVFAAKGTVTAGNSSQMSDGAGALILVSEKILKEHNLTPLARFVSFAVRGVPPEIMGIGPKEAIPAALRAAGLTQDQLDWIELNEAFAAQALAVIQDLGLDPSKVNPLGGAIALGHPLGATGAIRAATAIHGIRRRNQKYGMVTMCVGAGMGAAGIFERM; encoded by the coding sequence ATGAGCAAACAACTTCAAGAAGCGTACATCGTCTCCGCGACCCGTACCCCAATCGGCAAGGCGCCGCGTGGCATGTTCAAGAACACCCGCCCGGACGACCTGTTGGTGCGCGTCATGCAATCCGCCATGGCGCAAGTGCCAGGCCTGGATCCTAAGCTGGTGCAGGACGCCATCATCGGCTGTTCCTTCCCTGAAGGCGCACAAGGCCTGAACATGGCGCGTAACGCCGTGCTGCTGGCTGGCCTGCCGAACACCATCGGCGGTGTCACAGTCAACCGCTACTGCGCATCCGGCATTACCGCGATTGCCATGGCAGCCGACCGCATTCGCGTCGGCGAGGCTGACGTCATGATCGCCGGTGGCGCCGAATCGATGTCGATGGTGCCTATGATGGGTTTCCATCCGTCGATCAACATGAACGCCTTCAAGGATGAAAACGTCGGCATGGCCTATGGCATGGGTTTGACGGCAGAAAAAGTCGCCCAGCAATGGAAAGTCTCGCGCGAAGCGCAAGATGCGTTCGCGGTCGAATCGCACCGCCGCGCCATCGCCGGCCAGCTGGCTGGCGAGTTCAAGGATGAAACTACTTCCTACGACATCATAGATCGTGCTCCGAACCTGGCTACCGGCCAGATCGACCTGAAGACCCGTACCGTTGATCGCGACGAAGGCGCACGCGCCGAGTCGAGCATGGAAACCCTGGGCAAGCTGAAGGCTGTGTTTGCCGCCAAAGGCACGGTCACAGCAGGTAACAGCTCGCAAATGTCGGACGGCGCTGGTGCACTGATCCTGGTCAGCGAAAAAATCCTCAAGGAACACAACTTGACTCCGCTGGCCCGTTTCGTCTCGTTCGCGGTGCGCGGCGTACCACCAGAAATCATGGGGATCGGTCCTAAGGAAGCGATTCCAGCAGCGCTGCGCGCCGCCGGCCTGACCCAGGATCAGCTGGACTGGATCGAACTGAATGAAGCATTCGCAGCGCAAGCGCTGGCAGTGATCCAGGATCTCGGCCTCGACCCATCCAAGGTCAACCCGTTAGGCGGCGCAATTGCACTGGGACACCCGCTGGGCGCAACCGGCGCCATCCGCGCCGCTACTGCGATCCACGGTATCCGCCGCCGCAACCAGAAATACGGCATGGTCACCATGTGCGTTGGTGCAGGCATGGGCGCTGCAGGTATTTTCGAACGTATGTAA